In the genome of Flexistipes sinusarabici DSM 4947, one region contains:
- a CDS encoding bifunctional riboflavin kinase/FAD synthetase, with protein MKVYNNLSEYNEEFSTVVTVGNFDGVHLGHRKILEKVNSIARQYNFKSVVFTFEPHPLKYFGADVPMILTPLQKQKLLDETGVDFLFQIEFSEQFAKMTPEVFVREILVKKLNARFIIVGYDYKFGRRRKGDFKLLQFLSQHYGYTPFKVDRVEIHGEVVSSTNIRKFLQEGKIKKANEMLGHNFSLEGTVVEGSKIGRLLGYPTANILVNNEILPKLGVYVSRLVLNGVKYNSVTNIGIRPTLNDEGQDVKVEAFVFDFNEDLYGKEVELDLLEYLRPEAKLDSFEELKNVIEADCRAAKKIHAEMK; from the coding sequence ATGAAAGTTTATAATAATCTGTCCGAATATAACGAAGAGTTTTCCACCGTTGTGACTGTGGGTAATTTTGACGGTGTTCACCTGGGGCATAGAAAGATTCTGGAAAAAGTCAATTCAATTGCCCGTCAATATAATTTTAAGTCTGTGGTATTTACTTTCGAACCACACCCGTTGAAATATTTTGGTGCTGATGTACCGATGATTTTAACACCTTTACAGAAACAGAAACTGCTTGATGAAACGGGGGTGGACTTTCTTTTTCAAATCGAATTTTCAGAGCAGTTTGCCAAGATGACTCCGGAAGTTTTTGTCAGAGAGATTCTGGTAAAAAAACTGAATGCCAGATTTATTATTGTCGGATATGATTATAAATTCGGCAGAAGGCGGAAGGGTGACTTTAAACTTTTACAGTTTTTATCCCAGCATTACGGATATACACCTTTTAAAGTTGACAGGGTTGAGATCCACGGGGAAGTGGTATCAAGTACAAATATAAGAAAATTCCTTCAGGAAGGGAAAATAAAGAAGGCAAATGAAATGCTGGGACATAACTTCAGTCTGGAAGGCACGGTGGTTGAGGGCAGTAAAATAGGAAGACTGCTTGGATACCCCACGGCAAATATACTTGTTAATAATGAAATACTTCCTAAATTAGGAGTATATGTTTCACGTTTGGTGCTGAATGGAGTGAAATATAACTCTGTAACCAATATCGGTATAAGACCCACACTTAATGATGAAGGTCAGGACGTTAAAGTGGAAGCATTTGTATTTGATTTTAATGAAGATTTATACGGCAAAGAAGTGGAATTAGACCTGCTGGAGTATCTTAGGCCTGAAGCCAAGCTTGACAGTTTTGAAGAGCTTAAAAATGTTATCGAAGCTGACTGCCGGGCTGCCAAAAAGATTCATGCGGAGATGAAATGA
- the rimO gene encoding 30S ribosomal protein S12 methylthiotransferase RimO: MSRVAFIGLGCSKNTTDLEYLMGYLRDSGLDIVNDITSSDYIVINTCGFIEPAVMEAIENIVQTGEKKPEGAKIIAAGCMVERFKDEFEEEFPEVDFYTGVHTLKEAGDFILKDSGLTIDESRVYGSARLIANHPYYAYIKIADGCNNRCSYCIIPSIRGDLKSRPEESIIREAEELIRSGVKEIILISQDSTKYGIDLYGEGRLVQLVEKINDLAGDFFIRLLYLNPDGINEDDIRRFSEIEKLVKYFEIPVQHISDKILSKMHRKSDSRKIKDVFSNIRKVMPEAFIRTTFIVGFPGEDENDFEELKGFLRDFAPDYAGFFEFQPEEGTKAFDMSDYVDNEKIESRILELESIQEQNTVERLKKMQNKEILAFAEGFSEDIEFIPEGRAIFQTPDIDGKTFFIDGRADRGYGPYKCSIEKIVYPDIYCKIVS; this comes from the coding sequence ATGAGCAGAGTTGCCTTTATAGGTTTGGGCTGTTCAAAAAATACCACCGACCTGGAATATTTAATGGGTTATCTTAGAGACAGCGGTTTGGATATTGTGAACGATATTACATCAAGTGATTACATAGTAATTAACACCTGCGGTTTTATTGAACCTGCTGTAATGGAAGCTATTGAAAATATTGTTCAAACCGGAGAAAAAAAACCCGAAGGGGCAAAAATAATTGCTGCAGGCTGTATGGTGGAGAGATTTAAAGACGAGTTTGAAGAAGAGTTTCCCGAAGTGGATTTTTACACGGGCGTTCACACATTAAAAGAGGCCGGAGATTTTATCCTTAAAGATTCAGGTTTAACTATAGACGAAAGCCGTGTATACGGTTCTGCCAGATTAATCGCCAATCACCCCTATTATGCTTACATTAAAATTGCCGACGGTTGTAACAACAGGTGCAGTTACTGTATTATCCCTTCTATCAGAGGGGATTTAAAAAGCAGACCTGAGGAAAGTATCATAAGGGAAGCGGAAGAACTAATCAGAAGTGGTGTAAAAGAAATCATTCTTATCTCCCAGGATTCCACAAAATACGGTATTGATCTGTATGGGGAGGGCAGGCTCGTACAGTTGGTTGAAAAGATAAACGATTTAGCCGGTGATTTTTTTATCAGACTGCTATACCTCAATCCGGATGGTATTAATGAAGATGATATCAGGCGTTTTTCTGAAATAGAGAAGCTGGTTAAATATTTTGAAATTCCTGTTCAGCATATCAGTGACAAAATTTTATCGAAAATGCATAGAAAATCAGACAGCAGAAAGATAAAAGATGTTTTCAGTAACATAAGGAAGGTAATGCCCGAAGCTTTTATCCGTACAACGTTTATTGTTGGTTTTCCGGGTGAGGATGAAAATGATTTTGAAGAGCTGAAAGGTTTTCTTCGGGATTTTGCACCGGATTATGCCGGTTTTTTTGAGTTTCAACCGGAAGAGGGTACGAAAGCCTTCGATATGTCTGATTATGTGGATAATGAAAAAATTGAAAGCCGAATTTTGGAGCTGGAGAGTATACAGGAGCAAAATACCGTTGAAAGACTGAAGAAAATGCAGAACAAAGAAATTCTGGCATTTGCAGAAGGTTTCAGTGAGGATATAGAGTTTATCCCTGAAGGCAGAGCAATATTTCAGACTCCTGATATAGACGGTAAAACGTTCTTTATTGACGGAAGAGCCGACAGAGGTTATGGTCCATATAAATGTAGTATTGAAAAAATTGTATATCCGGATATATACTGTAAAATAGTTTCATGA